Genomic DNA from Gossypium hirsutum isolate 1008001.06 chromosome A01, Gossypium_hirsutum_v2.1, whole genome shotgun sequence:
CCGGATGATATGTACTTGCAGATGACTTTGAAAAGCAAATGTTAAAGAGGGGGGGGGGGAGGGGAATGTAAAAGGGCTTGTTTATGTATAAATTAGCAGATTGTCACCATTGGAACTGGTACTAACTATCTCTCTCTATTATGTGTGTTGCTTGGGGGAGAAGGGGCCTAGATGACAGCGGAAATGCCACTAGCTATGGCAGAAGTGAAGGGACTATCTGGCAGATTGAGTCCGTCACTGCAGATGAACCAACGTTGGAAACAATTGTTATAACCAACGATGGATAAGATGAAAAATTCGTGTAGTTTTGGGGTTCGAGAATACCTCTCCTGGTCGTTGTTGTCAGCTTCTACATGCTTGATTTTTTCATCTGATGCAGTGCTGGTGTTGAGAGCTTCCAAGAGATAATTGAATTCGGCCGACGGGAAATTGAGTTGATCTGCTCGATGGAAAAGAAAGCATTTTATGGGATAGAATTAGTGAGGAGGTCAAATTGTTGAGTATGAAAAGTTCGATACCGTCTACGACTTTCAACTCATTCATGGAGTGGGCAAAGAAGGACTGATTGGCCAGCAGCTTTTGTGCCAAATGCATATCTGAAAGGCGCCTCCTCGGAGGTTGAAAGATTTGCTCCGGATCTTCCATAAACTGCTTCTTGAACAACCTAGATGTTGCATATCCTCTTGGAACTGAGAAATCATATATCAGTTGAGCACAAGTTATTTTAAGCAGAAGCTGGCACTCAACGATGAAACTAAATcattgttgaaatatgaaaggaCATTAATATGCCTATCATTCAGAATGAATCATCATGATCAACTGACACGAATTGATTTACAATGCTTGCAATAAGTTTGTAAACTTACTCGACTGAAGCTCGGATTCCATGTCAATATAATGTGGAGGATAAAACATTGGAGACTCAATTCTTTCCGGGTACTTCCTGCATGAAAATTGAATCTTACCATTAGATATATTGTGTGAACTTTGTATATAGAAATGAAGAAGAGGAACAATTATATTTACCTGTCAACCAGCTTTGATTTTTCCCTGTAAGGCTTCACAAGAACACGAGCCCCACAGACATAATGTGGATTTCCTTTTGCCAAGATCATCTTCACAGTATCCGCACTGACAAAGGTTACAAACCCAAACATCCGTTTCTGTTGGCAGGGAATCCGTACATCTTCAACTTGTCCATAGTTGCTGCAATTAGAAACCAGGAAAAGTAAGTAAACTTTGGAAAACCATATATGATAGCAAAATAAGCCTGCAAAGGACTTGGTTATCATGTTACCTGAAATAGTTAGAGACATCATCTTCACTAAAAGTGCTCTCAGCAGGAAATGTAAGATATATCTGTCTTGATCCACTTACAATCGGACCTGGATCGTTTCTATCATTTCGGTTTTCCATGTACTTGGGAGCATCTTCAGCCAAAATGACGGAATGCTGTCCGTGAGGCCTGCGACACAATCATGAAAGAATGATTCAAATAAATCCTCAAAACTAACTTATTCCACAGCAAGTGTAGATCATAATTACCTGTCAATTACTCGGATCGTGTTTTTCAACCTCGCAAGAAGCTTTGTCAAACTGTAACCTGCTTTGCCATGTCTCTGGCTCTCAGTGAGATAACCATCTGCCTGCAGAACTTTGCCGTACTTCTCGTAATACAACAAAGGCAGCGATGCGATGGAAACCGGATCCCCTCTCTTTGTTTTCAGAAGCTCGACTAACTCAACCTCCAACTTCTCGAGTGACATAACATGATCTTCACTAACAGCATCCATCGAATTATGGACAAACATTTGAGGGAAGTTATCCGAAACTTGACCATGAAAGTACCTACAGTTACTTCCATGCTTACAGTACCCTTTGTTAAAATAATGACAAGTCTTAACAGGAAAGCTAGGCAGATTTTGATACCGACGTCCTACTTTAACGTCATGATTAGCCATTGAAAATCCTCCATTTTCAACAAACTCTATTGGATCTTCCAAACTCAATAACTGAGTATGAGCCTGCAAATCAGACATGGAATCCAAGTAACCGGACGTCGTAAAATCCGGGCTATGTTTAGCTACAAGCTGTTGGTCCCAGTAAGGGGATGTAACCTGGACACTTCTAGGAGACAAAAAAAGCTTAGAGGAAACAGATGGGGAAACAGGTGGTGAAAAGGAAGAGAACTGTGAAGGCAATTCAAGAGTAGGGACCGAGTTCATCGAAGGCGATATGGGGGGCGAAGCGGATTTAAATGGTAGTTGTTGCAGTTCAAGCTTTGATTTATAAATAACTTCCTGCATAACTATATCAGGACAAGTAGCTAACTGAACAATCTCTTGATCACCATAGTCTTGCAACAGTAGATACCCTATGATCTTTGAAACATTTTCAGGATCAATTTTCTTGATTCTATTGAATAAGATCTGTGTGTAGTCGGAAAATTCCATCTGTTTAATCACtgcgaaaattaaaaaaaaaacatattaattataaataaaaataaaaatgattaaaaaaaagtaGATACAAATTTCAGCTATGGTATCTAACTAAACTGTTAGGTTAAAGGCAGAGAATCTAtgtcttcaaaaaaaaaaattgcagatCCAGTTAAATGgcaggaaaaaaaaaacacacaaatagtctttaaaaaaaaaaaagctttgcaAAATTACTCTGCAGTTCagtcttttttcttttaaaaaaaatctctgtAAATTGTAGAggaaatatattaaaagaaatgaaatctGAGTAACATTATAAGAACAAGAAATTCAAATCTTCAGTAAacatggaaataaaaaaaataataaatcaaaagaattcacactgaaatatattttaatttgcaaACAAACAAACATGGGAAAGAAATCAAATCATTAAACACAAAATATATTCTTCCATAAAGAGAATATATTTTACATTATAGAAGAAAAAACATAAACACCAAGAAGTTGAAGTTAATTGTAAGCCTAAAAAAACACATTTTCCAGAGTCCAAAGTTTTCAGAACTCAAAACCCAGAACTTTCTCAGGGTTTTAAATAAtctgaaaaaaagaacaaaaattgaaaaaacttACCAAACAAAACACAAATGAAAGGGGTGAAGAAATGATTAAACTTACCAACCAAAACTATAAAATTGAGGGTTGGAGTGTTTAAATTATGAAGCTGCTTAGTGGTAGCTGAAAACCAAACATTCTTAAACTTTTCCTGGTGAAAACTTGTCTTTCAACTTCATTTCTAACTAACACAACTTGATAAGTTTATATAAAGGAAAAGTCCCTTtaaatgatttttagtaaaacttaaaaaagaatGTTAAATCTTTACAGATAGATTTCATAAATGATATACAGAGAATTAAGGCAATATAATTTGCTTGATTTTCGACTTTCATTCTAACAGTTTTGACTATTTAAATTTACATAATCATTAACAAATATCAAAACtcctgatttttttttattttattaaatattttttttgtttttttgaaaattccAATGTGCTAAATTTAGATTTTCCAACACATATGTTGCCTCAAACTTggattttattttgtcttttaataACATAATTCTCCTTAATTAGTTACCGTTGGATCGTCAATTTTTCTAGTAAATCAATGGTCTAGATTTTTCAGGAACACTTGCACTCTACTATAGTTTGTAATTAATGTATTTGCCATTTGGCCTTGTAAATTTTAGTGTCACAATTGGGGGGGGGGCGGGGGAACTAAAATCACCTGAAAATTTTAtacattcaaattaaatttttttattatatcataAATTTTATGAATTGCATTTTTTTTTAGTTAGTGCATTGTTATTACAATAATTAAGAGTATAGCTGATTAAGTCTTAATTCTATTAGCATGAGTATTATTGTCAGTGTAGGAATACGTAAGTTCGAATGTGTTAAAACACATTATACTATTATTTATGGGATGGGGAAGGATTATAAGTAGTTTTAAGTATTGTGTTAAAAAGAGCAAATATtatcaaaacttataatgaaattattcaaaaataaataaataatgaagaagttaattatttatttttatatatgaattaatttgataaaaaaagatttttattttgaattttaaatttctcattaattttaaaatttatattattcataattaaatttcacTAATATTAAAAGTAACTCTACAATCTATATATCTATTGGGTGTAATTTACCTGTTAAACCCACTTTAcatgttaatataatttttttattaccatacaCTTTATTAGTTGTATTTATTTTTCtagatatataattatatatttaaaaaataaaaaataaacatttttagtgatttaattttctaagcatcagctttgataatctatataaaaagcaaatgataaaatttttcaatcaaaaaatgtggaaaataataaatagataatGAACTACTTATCAATTAATGtaaatttttccttctttttattttgctttgttttatttcttttaacctTATATTTTACCTACTTTatctttaaagttttaaaatttatatttatcaaataaattaatcatatttcattattatttttaataaatatattaaatatattttataatataaattcattaCTTAAATTATCTATACTTAACTTTTCATCATTTTATCAAATAGTATAAGTTCTTTTTCACATAAATCTATTCTATAAGTAAAATATAATACCCAAATTTGTGCGCctagaaaaaaaatgttaatagtGATTTACTGTTTttctatataaaatttaaaaaattattagagaAAATTATTGATAGTAAGAACTGAGAATTgattagtaattaaaaaaatggtgGGTTTATTCATGAAGGTGGTGACCAAGACTGGAAAAGTGGGTAAATTAAATAAATgccttttttattatataaaatttaagaaattatgtcattttcttttaaattcatcAGTATAAGTTATTTTTAGAAAGAGAAAGTGAAAACACATTTTATAGGACGCGCTTTTAGTTATGTCAGTTGAAAATTTACAACttaattcttttagttaaatGTTTAAATAGTGCTTTTGTCCTTAAGTTTCAGGTTTGATTCCTATTTTACTcacatttctattttttatttcatattgtttcaaatttttttatttttaattaagatttataattaataaatatattattttcaaattttttattttttaattcatctttttaattaataacttttttatttataaaagagttactatattaaaaatattaattaaaaaaagtttgaaataaaaaaaatacaaatgtgagtatAAAAAGAATTGAACCCGAGACGTAaagataaaatcattaaaatttaacaatCTAACTAAAGAAGCTAagttattaatttttagttaaaatacGTCTTATAAGGCGCGTTTTCAACTGACATAGTTAAAAGCACACCTTGCAAGATGCATTTTCACTTTCTCTCTTTCTATatcga
This window encodes:
- the LOC107917893 gene encoding zinc finger CCCH domain-containing protein 18; the encoded protein is MEFSDYTQILFNRIKKIDPENVSKIIGYLLLQDYGDQEIVQLATCPDIVMQEVIYKSKLELQQLPFKSASPPISPSMNSVPTLELPSQFSSFSPPVSPSVSSKLFLSPRSVQVTSPYWDQQLVAKHSPDFTTSGYLDSMSDLQAHTQLLSLEDPIEFVENGGFSMANHDVKVGRRYQNLPSFPVKTCHYFNKGYCKHGSNCRYFHGQVSDNFPQMFVHNSMDAVSEDHVMSLEKLEVELVELLKTKRGDPVSIASLPLLYYEKYGKVLQADGYLTESQRHGKAGYSLTKLLARLKNTIRVIDRPHGQHSVILAEDAPKYMENRNDRNDPGPIVSGSRQIYLTFPAESTFSEDDVSNYFSNYGQVEDVRIPCQQKRMFGFVTFVSADTVKMILAKGNPHYVCGARVLVKPYREKSKLVDRKYPERIESPMFYPPHYIDMESELQSIPRGYATSRLFKKQFMEDPEQIFQPPRRRLSDMHLAQKLLANQSFFAHSMNELKVVDDQLNFPSAEFNYLLEALNTSTASDEKIKHVEADNNDQESDGLNLPDSPFTSAIASGISAVI